A single genomic interval of Aegicerativicinus sediminis harbors:
- the trxA gene encoding thioredoxin — translation MALEITDATFEEKVLKSDKPVMVDFWAAWCGPCRMVGPIIEEISKEYEGKAVVGKVDVDANQEFAAKFGIRNIPTVLVFKDGEVVGRQVGVAPKTAYANALDQLI, via the coding sequence ATGGCACTAGAAATAACAGATGCAACTTTTGAAGAAAAAGTATTAAAAAGTGATAAACCGGTAATGGTGGATTTTTGGGCAGCATGGTGTGGTCCATGTAGAATGGTTGGGCCGATCATTGAAGAAATCAGTAAAGAGTATGAAGGTAAGGCTGTGGTTGGAAAAGTCGACGTAGATGCGAACCAAGAATTTGCTGCAAAATTTGGTATTAGAAATATACCTACTGTACTTGTTTTTAAGGATGGTGAGGTAGTTGGTCGCCAAGTTGGTGTTGCACCAAAAACTGCTTATGCAAATGCTTTAGACCAATTGATTTAA
- a CDS encoding ClpP family protease, with the protein MSNKNKVQDAIDAKLLEGRKVFLWGQVDDKSAKHVIDRLLYLDALSDDLIHLYINSPGGYVTSGFAMYDCIKSLNSKVSTICTGLAASMGSILLSAGEKGHRFIQPHAKVMIHQPSGGARGPASDIEITAQEILKTKELSAKILAENCGQTFEKVMKDFNRDHWMDAQESLEYGIVDKLLS; encoded by the coding sequence ATGAGCAATAAGAACAAGGTGCAAGATGCGATAGATGCAAAATTGCTTGAAGGAAGAAAGGTTTTCCTTTGGGGTCAAGTCGATGATAAATCAGCTAAACATGTCATAGATAGGTTGTTATACTTAGATGCTTTAAGTGATGACCTCATTCATTTATATATAAATAGCCCTGGTGGTTATGTAACTTCAGGATTTGCAATGTATGATTGCATTAAGTCCTTAAACAGTAAGGTTTCTACGATTTGTACTGGCCTTGCCGCTTCAATGGGCTCTATTTTGCTTTCAGCAGGAGAAAAAGGCCATCGTTTTATTCAACCCCATGCTAAGGTTATGATTCACCAGCCTAGCGGTGGAGCAAGAGGACCTGCTAGTGATATTGAAATTACCGCTCAAGAGATTTTGAAAACAAAAGAGCTAAGTGCAAAAATCCTTGCCGAAAATTGTGGGCAGACGTTTGAGAAAGTCATGAAGGATTTTAACCGTGACCATTGGATGGATGCACAAGAATCATTAGAATATGGTATCGTAGATAAATTATTGTCTTAG
- a CDS encoding DUF58 domain-containing protein, whose protein sequence is MDLQEQLQHLSGFKNLELLAKQVVEGFIAGMHKSPFHGFSAEFAEHKIYNQGESTRHIDWKLYAKTDKLFTKRYDEETNLRCHLIIDNSSSMHYPRYKKFNLGQLNKIAFSALGSASLMHILKKQRDAVGLSLYSDSYDYYAPEKGSEKHHRMLLAQLEQMVVNVPEQRNTESYKFLHLIAENIHRRSLIFLFSDMFQTEVSNNKMFEALRHLKYNKHEVVLFHVVDKKHEFDFDFDNTPKKFVDVETGETINLYPENIREDYHKQVEDYFNEIKLRCGQYQIKYVLADVNQDFNQVLSTFMIERHRFV, encoded by the coding sequence ATGGATCTCCAGGAGCAACTACAGCATCTGTCTGGTTTTAAGAATCTAGAATTACTGGCCAAACAGGTTGTTGAAGGTTTTATTGCTGGTATGCATAAGAGTCCATTTCATGGATTTTCAGCCGAATTTGCCGAGCATAAAATTTATAACCAAGGAGAAAGTACCCGGCATATAGACTGGAAATTATATGCCAAAACGGATAAGTTATTTACTAAACGGTATGACGAGGAAACGAATCTACGTTGTCATCTAATAATTGACAACAGTTCTTCGATGCATTATCCCAGATATAAAAAATTCAATTTAGGGCAGCTTAATAAAATAGCATTTTCAGCATTGGGTTCGGCTAGTTTGATGCATATACTCAAAAAACAAAGGGATGCCGTAGGCTTAAGTCTGTATAGTGATTCATACGATTATTATGCTCCCGAAAAAGGAAGTGAGAAACATCACCGAATGTTGTTGGCCCAGTTGGAACAAATGGTGGTGAACGTCCCAGAGCAGAGAAATACCGAAAGCTATAAATTCTTGCATTTGATTGCAGAGAATATTCATAGACGATCCTTAATCTTTTTGTTTTCCGATATGTTTCAAACGGAGGTGTCTAACAATAAGATGTTTGAAGCCTTGAGACATTTAAAATATAATAAGCATGAGGTGGTTCTTTTTCATGTGGTTGATAAAAAGCATGAATTCGACTTCGATTTTGATAATACCCCTAAAAAATTCGTGGACGTAGAGACCGGTGAGACCATTAATTTATACCCTGAAAACATCCGCGAGGATTATCATAAACAGGTGGAGGATTATTTTAATGAAATAAAATTGCGTTGCGGCCAATACCAGATAAAGTATGTGCTAGCAGATGTTAATCAGGATTTTAATCAAGTACTGTCAACCTTTATGATAGAGCGTCACAGGTTCGTGTAA
- a CDS encoding sigma-54-dependent Fis family transcriptional regulator: MEPRKRTPAIIALKQIVETTSQFTGKEFFKALVKHLAEILDVHGVWVTEYLPEQNKLNSLAFWLNGNYVEKYEYAVSNTPCEPVLKTNEICHIPEKVIDLYPKDPDLKPLGAVSYMGISLRNTDGRVLGHLALLDNKVMPELPEEYAIFKIFASRAAAELRREIIQRKLIDSESKLNRLVNGTSEAIIEFNSELKITQSNDAAEQMFQQTKDRFNNVTIKELFDPKTYNKLNTILSQRDTLTNTYFQIPQPSICLTSKGEPFPTEINLSCYSFENNIYYALYIKNINDVVSNTLKIKELSTEAIILRERVDAQQFDYIIGNSEPIKKCLNLVNLVASTDANVLILGETGTGKELFARAIHESSTRNSKSMVTLNCAALPSELIESELFGHVKGAFTGALTSREGRFSLADKSTLFLDEIAELPLPLQAKLLRVIQEGTFEPVGSSETKYVDVRIIAATHQNLDKQIADGKFREDLFYRLNVFPINIPPLRERGKDIALVAKAFFEKITKNTALQVKPLTNHDLNVLASYSWPGNIRELQNIIERGIITSHDGNFNMDSILSGSKNTNTSNIEMPTILTSDEILELEKNNIIKALNLTNWKISGEGGASELLNLPRTTLTSKINKFGIKRVAIG, encoded by the coding sequence ATGGAGCCTAGAAAAAGAACACCTGCCATTATAGCACTAAAACAGATTGTTGAAACCACATCTCAATTTACAGGCAAAGAATTTTTTAAGGCCCTTGTTAAACATTTGGCAGAAATTTTGGATGTTCATGGTGTTTGGGTAACAGAGTATTTACCAGAGCAAAATAAACTTAATTCATTAGCATTTTGGCTCAATGGAAATTATGTAGAAAAATATGAATATGCGGTTTCAAACACCCCTTGTGAACCTGTTTTAAAAACGAACGAAATTTGTCATATCCCTGAAAAAGTGATTGACCTTTACCCAAAAGACCCAGATCTTAAACCATTAGGCGCCGTAAGTTATATGGGAATTTCTTTGAGAAATACAGATGGCAGAGTTTTAGGACATTTAGCTTTATTGGACAACAAAGTGATGCCTGAACTACCAGAAGAATACGCCATATTTAAAATCTTTGCATCAAGAGCTGCTGCGGAATTAAGACGTGAAATAATTCAAAGAAAATTGATAGATAGCGAATCGAAGTTAAATCGCCTAGTAAATGGGACTTCCGAAGCTATCATTGAATTTAATTCGGAATTAAAAATAACCCAATCCAATGATGCTGCTGAACAAATGTTCCAACAGACAAAAGATCGATTTAACAATGTTACCATAAAAGAGTTATTCGATCCCAAGACGTATAATAAATTAAACACCATACTTTCCCAACGGGATACTTTAACTAACACCTATTTCCAAATTCCCCAACCCTCAATTTGCCTTACTAGCAAAGGAGAACCCTTTCCTACTGAAATCAACCTATCTTGTTATAGTTTTGAAAACAATATATATTACGCCCTTTATATCAAAAACATCAATGATGTCGTTTCCAACACTTTAAAAATTAAGGAATTAAGCACTGAAGCCATTATCCTAAGGGAAAGGGTGGATGCTCAGCAATTTGACTACATTATCGGAAATTCTGAACCAATAAAAAAATGTCTTAATCTTGTAAACCTCGTTGCATCAACAGATGCAAATGTTTTAATACTAGGGGAAACTGGAACTGGAAAGGAATTATTTGCTAGGGCGATACATGAATCAAGTACTCGCAATAGCAAATCGATGGTTACATTGAATTGTGCAGCACTCCCTTCAGAATTGATAGAAAGTGAACTTTTTGGCCATGTTAAAGGTGCATTTACAGGAGCGTTAACTTCAAGAGAAGGAAGGTTTAGTTTGGCAGATAAAAGCACCTTGTTCCTTGATGAAATAGCTGAACTTCCTCTTCCATTGCAAGCAAAACTATTAAGGGTTATTCAAGAAGGAACCTTTGAACCTGTTGGAAGTTCAGAAACCAAATATGTGGACGTTAGAATCATTGCGGCCACACACCAAAACCTAGATAAGCAAATTGCTGACGGTAAATTCAGGGAAGATCTTTTTTATAGACTGAATGTTTTCCCAATTAATATTCCTCCATTGAGAGAGCGAGGAAAAGATATAGCACTTGTTGCAAAAGCATTTTTTGAAAAAATCACAAAAAATACAGCCCTACAAGTAAAGCCATTAACTAATCATGATTTAAATGTTTTAGCTTCTTATAGTTGGCCAGGAAATATAAGGGAACTTCAAAATATAATTGAGCGAGGTATTATAACATCTCATGATGGTAATTTCAATATGGATTCAATTCTATCCGGTTCAAAAAATACAAATACCTCAAACATTGAAATGCCAACTATTCTTACATCTGATGAAATATTAGAATTGGAAAAGAATAACATAATAAAGGCATTAAATCTTACTAATTGGAAAATTTCGGGCGAAGGTGGAGCCTCAGAGTTACTTAACCTTCCAAGAACAACCTTGACCTCTAAAATTAATAAGTTCGGAATTAAACGCGTGGCTATTGGTTAA
- a CDS encoding OsmC family protein, translated as METLQKEVNGFKSKDIMDTVGAIQSNPEIAKFKFRARNKWISGGHNRSTIQDFYGGCVEDTSRTTPFVFDNSEPPILLGNNEGANPVEFILHGLAGCMTTTMMLHAAANGINVDCVESCLEGDLDVQGFLGLDDSVRNGYQNIKVVFNIQGDLTEEQKNQLISYAYKSPVFDIVTNKVPVTLSIQS; from the coding sequence ATGGAAACCTTACAAAAAGAAGTGAACGGATTCAAATCTAAAGACATAATGGATACCGTTGGTGCAATTCAATCAAATCCTGAAATTGCAAAATTTAAATTTAGAGCTAGAAACAAATGGATTTCCGGAGGGCACAATAGAAGCACCATCCAAGATTTTTATGGTGGTTGTGTTGAAGATACATCCCGTACTACCCCCTTTGTTTTTGATAACAGTGAACCGCCTATTCTATTGGGTAACAATGAAGGTGCTAATCCTGTTGAGTTTATTCTTCACGGTTTAGCAGGTTGTATGACCACAACCATGATGTTACATGCTGCTGCAAACGGAATTAATGTTGATTGTGTAGAATCCTGTTTGGAAGGCGATTTGGATGTTCAAGGATTTTTAGGTTTGGATGATTCTGTTAGAAATGGATACCAAAACATTAAAGTTGTCTTTAATATTCAGGGAGATCTAACTGAAGAACAAAAGAATCAATTAATATCTTACGCATATAAATCTCCAGTTTTTGATATTGTTACTAACAAAGTACCTGTTACTTTATCAATCCAATCTTAA
- a CDS encoding T9SS type A sorting domain-containing protein yields MKKNYLKLMILVIVGLTFSFGQSQNLLYDGSFSQTTEIIPDTSTPPLNIWTFWTNTFGARAEANPIVEDEACTFQIINPGINTWDIQLEQYGFELIPEHSYRLVFDVKANVVRSFGVFLGEFGGNWTNLIGYDRYLQFATTEWQTISLEFNATSNFQLHKLSFELGTDITTIYFDNVVLTDLGVMQHSIGIIGTAANGWYEEVQMETTDGINYFLNNYPLKVGELKFRQDNDWIVNWGSTTFPIGVAWLNGPNIPILKATNYNIGFNRLTGEFSFICVDCLPDIGMIGSALNSWTTDVDMLTTDGIIYSLNDFYFSNGEAKFRQDNNWDINWGGDAFPTGIAVLNGPNIPVPEGTYNVTFNIETGEYKFEPPHVGIIGSSLIGWEEDVNMETEDGILYTLNDYYFNSGGVKFRTNDSWITNWGGYDFPNGFAFLNGPNIPVLEGTYIVTFNRLTGAYNFTATTCPIPNIECPWDIYVENSPGLCGAYVTYPEIVPAANCGGEISLEQVNGLPSHSFFPVGTTTNTFVLTNSMGETATCSFNVTVFDSEPPVILELNETYEPIWPANHKMVPIYIEYVTSDNCNIAFTELLISSNEPENGLGDGDKSPDWEIIDEHNILLRAERSGNGNGREYYIVIRIFDDSWNYTERQINVIVPHDNRLLSNEVVLYKENEDKFILYPNGADDVVNIKGLEMTNNSSYIIYDLFGVIKKKGVVKNNQVNVNELTQGLYILEIATENGRAYKKFIKN; encoded by the coding sequence ATGAAAAAAAATTACTTAAAACTTATGATTTTGGTGATTGTAGGCTTAACCTTCAGTTTTGGCCAATCCCAAAACCTTTTGTACGATGGAAGTTTTAGTCAAACCACTGAAATCATTCCAGACACTTCAACACCTCCGCTTAACATCTGGACCTTTTGGACAAACACTTTTGGCGCCAGAGCAGAAGCGAATCCAATTGTTGAGGATGAAGCTTGTACTTTTCAAATAATAAATCCCGGAATTAATACCTGGGATATTCAATTAGAACAATATGGTTTTGAATTAATCCCAGAACATTCATATAGATTGGTATTTGATGTTAAAGCAAATGTAGTAAGATCTTTTGGTGTCTTTTTGGGGGAGTTTGGTGGCAATTGGACAAATCTTATCGGTTACGACCGATATTTACAATTTGCTACCACTGAATGGCAAACTATAAGTCTAGAGTTTAATGCCACGAGTAATTTTCAACTGCACAAGCTCAGTTTTGAATTAGGGACTGACATTACAACGATTTATTTTGACAATGTTGTTTTAACCGATTTAGGAGTCATGCAGCATTCTATAGGAATTATAGGAACTGCAGCAAATGGATGGTATGAAGAAGTTCAAATGGAAACAACCGACGGAATTAATTATTTCTTAAATAATTACCCATTGAAGGTTGGAGAATTAAAATTTAGACAAGACAATGATTGGATTGTTAATTGGGGCTCAACCACCTTTCCAATAGGTGTAGCATGGCTAAACGGACCAAATATTCCGATATTGAAGGCTACTAATTACAATATCGGTTTTAATAGATTAACTGGAGAATTTTCCTTTATATGTGTAGATTGTCTTCCAGACATTGGCATGATTGGCTCTGCTTTAAATAGTTGGACCACAGATGTAGATATGTTGACAACGGATGGGATAATTTATTCCCTTAATGATTTTTATTTCAGTAATGGGGAAGCAAAATTTAGACAAGACAATAATTGGGACATTAATTGGGGAGGCGACGCATTCCCAACGGGTATTGCAGTGCTTAATGGCCCAAATATTCCTGTGCCAGAAGGAACCTACAATGTTACATTCAATATTGAAACAGGTGAATATAAATTTGAACCTCCACATGTTGGAATTATTGGTTCTTCCTTAATAGGTTGGGAGGAGGATGTAAACATGGAAACTGAAGATGGAATACTATATACTCTTAACGACTATTATTTCAACTCAGGTGGAGTAAAATTCAGGACAAATGATAGTTGGATTACTAATTGGGGAGGTTATGATTTTCCAAATGGATTTGCTTTTTTAAATGGTCCAAATATTCCGGTTCTCGAAGGAACTTATATTGTCACTTTTAATAGGTTAACTGGAGCATATAATTTTACGGCAACTACGTGCCCAATTCCTAATATTGAGTGTCCTTGGGACATCTATGTTGAAAATTCACCTGGTTTATGCGGTGCCTATGTAACTTATCCCGAAATAGTTCCCGCAGCAAATTGTGGAGGTGAAATATCATTGGAACAGGTCAACGGTCTGCCGAGCCATTCATTTTTTCCGGTAGGGACAACAACAAACACCTTTGTGTTAACCAATTCAATGGGTGAAACAGCGACCTGCAGTTTTAATGTTACAGTTTTTGACTCAGAACCTCCGGTCATTTTAGAGTTGAACGAAACGTATGAACCAATTTGGCCTGCAAACCACAAGATGGTTCCCATATATATAGAATATGTTACTTCCGACAATTGCAACATTGCTTTTACCGAACTTTTGATTTCTAGTAATGAACCTGAAAATGGTCTTGGAGATGGTGATAAATCTCCCGATTGGGAAATTATAGATGAGCACAACATTCTTTTAAGAGCCGAACGCTCTGGCAATGGAAATGGAAGAGAATATTACATTGTTATAAGGATCTTCGACGATTCATGGAACTACACGGAACGGCAGATTAATGTTATTGTACCTCATGATAATCGACTATTATCAAATGAAGTCGTTTTATATAAAGAGAATGAAGATAAATTCATCTTGTATCCTAACGGAGCGGACGATGTTGTAAACATTAAGGGATTAGAAATGACTAATAATTCATCATACATTATTTATGATCTCTTTGGGGTAATTAAAAAGAAAGGGGTTGTGAAGAATAATCAAGTTAATGTAAACGAACTAACCCAGGGCCTATACATATTGGAGATTGCAACAGAGAATGGCAGAGCATATAAAAAGTTTATTAAAAATTAA